One genomic region from uncultured Cohaesibacter sp. encodes:
- the lpxK gene encoding tetraacyldisaccharide 4'-kinase gives MKAPGFWTERNALAWLLYPLSLVYGRISLARFKKKALYKAHMPVLCIGNLVMGGAGKTPTAITLGRVAKSQHLSPIFLTRGFKGQKPGPLLVDPATHSIADVGDEALLLARVAPTIVSRDRVAGAKLAEEISGGKEGSIIIMDDGFQNPYLHKDFNLIIVDSQQGLGNGFVFPAGPLRAPLHPQVWRADQFVIVGEGSKGPQLHQLFSKLGKGTVNARLLPGKCSLLGGTRIFAFCGIGRPDKFHRTLDQLDLAVIDHIHFDDHHSFTIEEGQEILDRAAAQNLEIVTTAKDHVRLAELGEVGAQLANKAHIIEVDMSFEDKGFAARLLTEVQRKFSRR, from the coding sequence ATGAAGGCACCCGGTTTTTGGACAGAGCGCAACGCTCTGGCGTGGCTTCTCTATCCCTTGAGCCTTGTCTATGGACGGATTTCCCTTGCCCGTTTCAAGAAGAAAGCCCTCTACAAGGCCCATATGCCCGTGCTTTGCATCGGCAACCTGGTCATGGGTGGGGCTGGCAAGACGCCAACAGCGATCACGTTGGGGCGCGTGGCCAAGAGCCAGCATCTTTCTCCAATTTTCTTAACGCGTGGCTTCAAGGGGCAGAAGCCTGGCCCTTTGCTGGTTGATCCTGCTACCCATTCCATCGCCGATGTTGGCGATGAGGCCCTGCTGCTGGCCCGTGTGGCGCCCACGATCGTCTCTCGCGACAGGGTGGCGGGTGCAAAGCTGGCCGAAGAGATTTCCGGTGGCAAGGAAGGCAGCATCATCATCATGGATGACGGCTTCCAAAACCCCTATCTGCACAAGGATTTCAACCTGATCATCGTGGATTCGCAACAGGGCCTTGGCAACGGCTTTGTCTTTCCCGCCGGTCCCCTGCGTGCGCCGCTCCACCCTCAGGTCTGGCGTGCTGATCAGTTTGTCATCGTCGGGGAAGGATCCAAGGGGCCGCAGTTGCACCAACTCTTCTCAAAGCTGGGAAAAGGCACGGTCAACGCCCGTTTGCTGCCGGGTAAATGCAGTTTGCTAGGCGGAACCCGCATATTTGCCTTCTGCGGCATCGGGCGTCCTGACAAGTTCCACCGCACGCTTGATCAACTGGATCTTGCGGTGATTGACCACATCCACTTTGATGATCACCACAGCTTCACCATCGAAGAAGGGCAGGAAATTCTGGATCGGGCAGCGGCGCAAAATCTGGAAATCGTGACCACCGCCAAGGATCATGTCCGTCTTGCCGAGCTGGGTGAGGTCGGGGCTCAACTGGCCAACAAGGCCCACATCATCGAGGTCGATATGAGCTTTGAAGACAAGGGCTTTGCGGCGCGTCTGCTCACTGAGGTTCAGCGCAAATTCTCGCGCCGTTAG
- a CDS encoding DUF2093 domain-containing protein: MINLPNSGKEAVLRYKDADLQVIHSGSFVRCAVTGRPIPLDDLKYWSVDRQEAYIDCEASYQAEKAAAAKKD; the protein is encoded by the coding sequence ATGATCAATCTGCCTAATTCCGGCAAGGAAGCCGTACTGCGTTACAAAGATGCAGATCTGCAGGTCATCCATTCAGGGTCTTTTGTCAGATGCGCCGTTACCGGTCGCCCCATTCCGCTTGATGACCTGAAATACTGGTCCGTGGATCGTCAGGAAGCCTATATCGACTGCGAAGCATCCTATCAGGCAGAAAAGGCTGCTGCCGCGAAAAAGGACTGA
- a CDS encoding MATE family efflux transporter, whose amino-acid sequence MTEKITQPSSAAAPQPDAGATQRAKFVTGSIFRHVVTMTATGAVGMIAVFMVDLANLFYISLLGQAELAAAIGYSATIMFFNNSLSIGMMIGGSAIIARALGEERKELAKRRAGSALIAVFLMMIVMAGLVFAFIPELLTFIGAKGDTHSIAVSFLSIVIPSMPFLGISMMLAGIMRANGDAKGSMYVTLAGGFASAILDPIFIFGFGLGIEGAAIASVLSRFVMIGMGIRGTLFVKQILAKPDSLEDLFSQWRVLFPIAIPAMLTNVATPVGNAYVTMSIADYGDQAVAGWAIIGRIQPLAWTALFALSGSVGPIFGQNLGAGLHDRVTRTLRDSMYFILGYSLFVWFILFVAQGMIVDIFQAEGDAADFVRFFCTWIAPSSIFMGFLFVSNAAFNNLGHPAYSTAFNWGRSTLGTIPTVMLGTYLAGAEGALLGQAVGAVIFGLMAILTCFYVINQQHGHGDASAANPVENWYRRALSPFSSGKGNM is encoded by the coding sequence ATGACCGAAAAGATCACGCAGCCGTCTTCGGCAGCCGCTCCCCAGCCCGACGCAGGCGCCACCCAACGGGCCAAATTCGTGACCGGCTCGATTTTCCGTCATGTGGTCACCATGACGGCGACAGGCGCGGTGGGCATGATTGCCGTCTTCATGGTCGATCTGGCCAACCTGTTCTATATCTCCCTGCTGGGCCAGGCGGAACTGGCGGCAGCCATTGGCTATTCAGCCACGATCATGTTCTTCAATAACTCGCTCAGCATCGGCATGATGATCGGCGGCTCTGCCATCATTGCCCGCGCGTTGGGCGAGGAGCGCAAAGAGCTTGCCAAACGGAGGGCGGGCAGCGCACTGATCGCCGTTTTCCTGATGATGATCGTGATGGCTGGGCTGGTCTTTGCCTTTATTCCAGAGCTGCTCACCTTTATCGGAGCGAAGGGAGACACCCACTCGATTGCTGTCAGCTTCTTGTCCATCGTTATCCCATCCATGCCGTTTCTTGGCATTTCCATGATGCTGGCCGGTATCATGCGCGCCAATGGAGACGCAAAGGGATCGATGTATGTCACGCTGGCTGGCGGCTTTGCTTCGGCCATTCTTGACCCGATCTTCATTTTCGGCTTCGGTCTGGGTATCGAAGGGGCCGCCATTGCTTCGGTCCTGTCCCGCTTCGTGATGATCGGCATGGGTATTCGCGGTACGCTATTCGTCAAGCAGATCCTTGCGAAGCCAGACAGTCTGGAAGATCTTTTCAGCCAATGGCGGGTTCTGTTTCCCATAGCCATTCCTGCGATGCTGACCAATGTGGCAACCCCCGTTGGCAATGCCTATGTCACCATGTCCATCGCCGATTATGGCGATCAGGCAGTGGCTGGCTGGGCCATCATCGGACGCATCCAGCCTCTGGCATGGACGGCTCTGTTTGCGCTTTCCGGCTCGGTGGGGCCGATATTCGGGCAAAATCTGGGTGCGGGTCTTCATGATCGGGTCACACGCACGCTGCGCGACAGCATGTATTTCATTCTGGGCTATTCGCTCTTTGTTTGGTTCATCCTGTTTGTCGCACAGGGCATGATTGTCGACATTTTCCAAGCCGAGGGTGATGCTGCCGATTTCGTGCGTTTCTTCTGCACGTGGATAGCACCAAGCAGCATCTTCATGGGCTTCCTGTTTGTCTCCAACGCCGCCTTCAACAATCTGGGCCACCCCGCCTATTCCACCGCCTTCAACTGGGGCCGCTCAACGCTTGGAACCATCCCCACCGTGATGCTGGGCACCTATCTGGCAGGTGCGGAAGGGGCTCTGCTCGGGCAGGCTGTTGGCGCTGTCATTTTCGGATTGATGGCGATCCTGACCTGCTTTTATGTCATCAACCAACAGCATGGTCATGGTGATGCCAGCGCAGCAAACCCCGTCGAGAACTGGTATCGACGCGCGCTCTCACCTTTCTCCTCGGGCAAGGGCAACATGTAG
- a CDS encoding DEAD/DEAH box helicase: MTNFESVHPVLATALTHHGYDHLTSVQQAVIEADVKGRDLLVSAQTGSGKTVAFGLGMAESLLGEEGKLPRAAEPLALVIAPTRELAMQVKTELTWLYADCGAHIASCVGGMDIRRERRDLSHGCHILVGTPGRLRDHIERGSLDLKWLKVSVLDEADEMLDLGFREDLEFILSNASEERQTFLFSATVPRQIEELAKTYQRDALRITTAEQRQQHADIDYHAHLVSPKDKEKAVINVLRFHESPSTMIFCSTREMVRHLSARLSNRGFAVVALSGELSQAERTHALQAMRDGRARVCVATDVAARGIDLPNLDLVIHADLPNNSDALLHRSGRTGRAGRKGNCAIIVPHNKRNLVNRLLKFARVRVNWEPVPSIDDILKNDQARIFEHPKLLEVPTGDDLTLAESLLATYGAEQVAHAFLATQQANYPAPEELIAVNYKEDTRKGGQERNDFENGVWFRINAGRKHRAEPRWLLPLICRVGGFNKKKVGFIRILDGETVFELAPDVADRFQDVTEAEGTGEKSLRITKIGERPEHLLNSGGGRGKPRGAGGKGRFNDGPRPRRRDGRNEGRGQNDGYRKDKKSHRGKGGNKNYHPLND, translated from the coding sequence ATGACAAATTTCGAAAGCGTGCATCCCGTGCTCGCCACAGCTTTGACCCATCATGGCTATGATCATCTTACCTCTGTACAGCAAGCAGTCATCGAAGCCGATGTAAAGGGCCGCGACCTTCTGGTGTCCGCCCAGACCGGCTCTGGCAAAACGGTCGCCTTTGGTTTGGGTATGGCTGAAAGCCTGTTGGGGGAAGAAGGCAAGCTGCCGCGCGCTGCCGAGCCGCTGGCGCTGGTCATTGCTCCGACGCGTGAATTGGCCATGCAGGTCAAGACCGAACTGACTTGGCTTTATGCCGACTGCGGTGCGCATATCGCCTCCTGCGTTGGCGGCATGGATATTCGCCGCGAGCGTCGCGATCTCTCCCATGGCTGCCACATTCTGGTGGGCACGCCGGGCCGTCTGCGCGATCATATTGAACGCGGCTCTCTGGACCTGAAATGGCTGAAAGTTTCTGTTCTCGATGAAGCTGATGAAATGCTTGATCTGGGCTTCCGTGAAGATCTGGAATTCATCCTTTCCAACGCGTCTGAAGAGCGCCAGACCTTCCTCTTCTCGGCAACGGTTCCCCGCCAAATTGAAGAGCTGGCCAAAACCTACCAGCGCGATGCCCTGCGCATTACCACCGCAGAACAGCGCCAGCAGCATGCGGACATCGACTATCACGCGCACCTCGTTTCGCCCAAGGACAAGGAAAAGGCAGTCATCAACGTTCTGCGCTTCCACGAGTCGCCCAGCACGATGATCTTTTGCTCGACCCGTGAAATGGTGCGCCATTTGTCCGCGCGCCTTTCGAACCGTGGTTTTGCCGTTGTCGCGCTTTCCGGTGAGCTCAGCCAAGCGGAGCGCACCCATGCGCTGCAGGCGATGCGCGATGGGCGGGCTCGGGTCTGTGTGGCCACCGACGTGGCTGCACGCGGCATTGACCTGCCAAATCTGGATCTTGTGATCCATGCGGATCTGCCCAACAACTCTGACGCCCTGTTGCACCGCTCAGGCCGTACAGGTCGCGCCGGACGCAAGGGCAATTGCGCCATCATCGTTCCGCACAACAAACGCAACTTGGTCAACCGTCTCCTGAAATTCGCTCGTGTGCGCGTCAATTGGGAACCGGTGCCAAGCATCGACGATATTTTGAAAAATGATCAGGCGCGCATCTTCGAGCATCCAAAGCTGCTTGAAGTGCCAACCGGCGATGATCTGACCTTGGCCGAGAGCCTGCTGGCCACCTATGGGGCCGAACAGGTTGCCCATGCCTTCCTTGCGACCCAGCAGGCCAACTATCCTGCTCCGGAAGAGCTGATTGCCGTCAACTACAAGGAAGACACCCGCAAGGGCGGTCAGGAAAGAAACGACTTTGAAAATGGCGTTTGGTTCCGCATCAATGCCGGTCGCAAGCATCGGGCCGAGCCGCGCTGGCTGTTGCCTCTCATCTGCCGTGTCGGCGGCTTCAACAAGAAGAAGGTCGGCTTCATCCGCATTCTCGATGGCGAGACCGTGTTTGAATTGGCCCCAGATGTTGCAGACCGTTTTCAGGATGTAACCGAGGCGGAAGGCACCGGCGAGAAGAGCTTGCGCATCACCAAGATCGGTGAGCGCCCCGAGCATCTGCTCAACTCTGGTGGCGGACGCGGCAAGCCGCGCGGCGCTGGTGGCAAGGGACGTTTCAATGATGGTCCGCGCCCACGCCGCCGTGATGGTCGCAATGAAGGTCGGGGCCAGAATGATGGATACCGCAAGGACAAGAAGTCCCACCGCGGCAAGGGTGGAAACAAAAATTACCACCCACTCAACGACTAG
- a CDS encoding DnaJ family domain-containing protein: MMKHPLDHLIEQRIQKALDNGDLSNLPNAGQPLSDLDQSADDLLARVVREQGGKPAYVLLNGKLQALLKRLDQVKDPLRHKALEQQIADMRTRMAIEKERG; encoded by the coding sequence ATGATGAAACATCCTCTCGATCATCTGATTGAACAGCGCATTCAGAAAGCACTGGACAATGGAGATCTTTCCAATCTGCCCAACGCAGGTCAGCCCCTCTCTGATCTTGATCAGTCTGCGGATGATCTGCTGGCGCGCGTGGTGCGCGAACAAGGCGGAAAACCGGCCTATGTGCTGCTGAATGGCAAGCTGCAAGCGCTTCTCAAGCGCCTTGACCAGGTCAAGGACCCTCTCAGACACAAGGCTCTGGAGCAGCAAATCGCGGACATGCGCACAAGAATGGCCATCGAAAAGGAACGCGGATAG
- a CDS encoding cache domain-containing protein has protein sequence MSRLFRSISSRLYALVAFFVLSFLVLLGYQLVNLDTNLNGFKRHEIQSVVDAAYNVADTFYKKAQSGELTEEEAQLRAKTALRGMKYQGKDYVFVYDETGMNLVHPAKPQSENTNKMQSQDGNGKYHVREFIEKATQNGEAYVDYVWKDANGAFHDKISFVKNFRAWGWILGSGVLLEDVQQAFWKTAKISGLIALLLVAVAGGFGFFLARSIARPISLLNQDIVAIGDNNLEIEIAGQNRNDEVGAMSRAVEGFRVGAIERQRLAEQEKVNNAESVRKAERVAELIAMFRESVGQSLGAVAVQIDEMEHAADKLEEIASQTEDSSSQASASSQDASANVHSVASAAEELTASINEIMQQAVRSKEVVAVATEDTKISNGKVAELDDASRKIGEVVSLIQAIAEQTNLLALNATIEAARAGEAGKGFAVVAAEVKELANQTSKATEEISSLINAIQTSSGETVESIAKIARVMEEVDGYTSAIATAVEQQGAATGEIATNVQQAADSTHSASSNMHLVSEKTAQTTESAHLVKGASGELNKSADSLKKNIEKFLADVSAA, from the coding sequence ATGTCCCGCCTTTTTCGCAGTATTTCGAGCCGCCTCTATGCGCTCGTTGCCTTCTTTGTTTTGTCCTTTTTGGTTTTACTGGGCTACCAGCTGGTAAATCTGGATACCAACCTGAATGGTTTCAAGCGCCATGAAATCCAGAGTGTCGTCGATGCCGCCTATAATGTCGCGGATACTTTCTACAAGAAAGCCCAAAGTGGTGAATTGACTGAGGAAGAAGCTCAGCTCAGAGCCAAGACTGCTCTTCGAGGCATGAAATATCAAGGCAAGGATTATGTTTTTGTCTATGATGAAACCGGCATGAACCTTGTTCACCCGGCCAAGCCGCAAAGTGAAAATACCAACAAGATGCAGTCGCAGGACGGCAACGGCAAATATCATGTCAGGGAGTTCATCGAGAAGGCAACGCAGAATGGCGAAGCTTATGTCGATTATGTCTGGAAAGATGCGAATGGCGCCTTTCACGACAAGATTTCCTTCGTCAAGAATTTTCGCGCCTGGGGCTGGATTCTCGGCTCTGGTGTGCTGTTGGAAGATGTCCAGCAGGCCTTCTGGAAAACGGCCAAGATTTCGGGCCTGATCGCCTTGTTGCTGGTCGCGGTAGCCGGTGGCTTCGGCTTTTTCCTTGCCCGTTCGATCGCGCGGCCCATTTCCCTTCTTAATCAGGATATTGTGGCCATTGGCGATAACAATCTCGAGATTGAAATTGCCGGGCAGAACCGAAATGACGAAGTCGGCGCCATGAGCCGGGCCGTTGAGGGCTTCCGTGTAGGCGCTATTGAACGTCAACGCCTTGCGGAGCAGGAAAAGGTCAACAATGCAGAAAGCGTTCGCAAAGCCGAGCGCGTTGCCGAACTGATTGCGATGTTCCGGGAAAGCGTCGGACAGAGCCTTGGCGCCGTCGCAGTTCAGATCGATGAAATGGAACATGCGGCAGACAAATTGGAAGAAATTGCCAGCCAGACCGAAGACAGTTCTTCGCAGGCTTCTGCATCCAGTCAGGATGCGTCCGCCAACGTCCATTCGGTGGCCTCTGCTGCCGAAGAGTTGACCGCCTCTATCAACGAAATCATGCAGCAGGCCGTCCGCAGCAAGGAAGTCGTGGCCGTGGCGACCGAGGATACCAAGATCTCCAACGGCAAGGTTGCCGAGTTGGATGATGCCTCCCGCAAGATCGGCGAGGTGGTTAGCCTTATTCAAGCCATTGCTGAACAGACCAACCTGCTGGCCCTTAACGCCACCATCGAAGCCGCGCGCGCCGGAGAAGCAGGCAAGGGCTTTGCTGTTGTGGCCGCCGAGGTCAAGGAACTAGCGAACCAAACCTCTAAAGCCACTGAAGAGATCAGCAGCCTGATCAATGCCATTCAGACGTCAAGTGGTGAAACGGTGGAGTCTATCGCCAAGATTGCCCGCGTCATGGAAGAAGTCGACGGCTACACTTCAGCGATTGCAACCGCTGTGGAACAGCAGGGCGCGGCAACGGGCGAGATTGCCACCAACGTGCAGCAAGCAGCAGACAGCACGCATTCTGCCTCCAGCAACATGCATCTGGTGTCTGAGAAAACGGCCCAGACGACGGAATCTGCGCATCTTGTCAAAGGCGCTTCTGGCGAGCTTAACAAGAGTGCTGACTCTCTTAAAAAGAATATCGAGAAATTCCTTGCGGATGTTTCGGCGGCCTGA
- a CDS encoding MarC family protein: protein MDLDYPRLISIFVSFFAVVDPIGTIPVFMSVTSGMDGRARRQVIIKACTVAAAVLCFFVIAGEVILTSLGIPLPAFQISGAIVLFLFALTMIFGPGKPEAELELKNAHDLAVYPLAIPSIASPGAMLAAVLLTENSKFPITQQMITTGLMLSVILITAALLLVASYAQKVIGRNGASVISRVMGMLLAAVAMENALSGIKDYFGL, encoded by the coding sequence ATGGACCTAGACTATCCTCGCCTGATTTCAATCTTTGTCAGTTTCTTTGCTGTTGTGGACCCAATCGGGACAATTCCCGTGTTCATGTCAGTAACCTCCGGCATGGATGGGCGAGCACGTCGACAGGTCATCATAAAGGCCTGCACTGTGGCCGCTGCCGTTCTCTGTTTCTTTGTCATTGCGGGGGAAGTTATCCTGACCTCTCTTGGTATTCCGCTGCCAGCCTTTCAGATTTCCGGTGCCATCGTGCTGTTTCTGTTTGCACTGACCATGATTTTTGGCCCAGGCAAACCCGAAGCGGAGCTGGAACTCAAAAACGCGCATGATCTGGCAGTCTATCCGCTGGCCATTCCCTCCATAGCGAGTCCCGGAGCGATGTTGGCTGCAGTATTGCTGACGGAAAACTCGAAATTTCCCATCACCCAGCAGATGATTACAACAGGGCTCATGCTCAGCGTTATTCTGATCACCGCCGCTCTGCTGTTGGTGGCAAGCTATGCACAGAAGGTGATCGGCAGAAATGGTGCCAGTGTCATCAGTCGAGTGATGGGCATGCTGCTGGCTGCCGTTGCCATGGAAAATGCTCTCTCCGGTATCAAGGATTATTTCGGCCTTTAG
- the tldD gene encoding metalloprotease TldD — MLESYGLDKDQVRQVLADTVHGADDGELFFEQTQSESLVFDNGRLKSSAFDTGQGFGLRAVAGEMAGYAHSGELNMGAIRRAAASVRGVADGYEGVWDMAPPKANHTIYRGFNPVDDLALGKKIALLEEIDAYAREKDPRVRQVSASLVGNWRRVGILRPNGQWFEDVRPLVRLNVSVVVGEGDRKEAGSHGFGGRNSYEFFLEANGLEGGWRNATDEAIRQALVNLEAVAAPAGELDVVLGPGWPGVLLHEAVGHGLEGDFNRRKSSAFSELMGQQVAAKGVTVVDDGTIRGKRGSLNIDDEGTPSQRTTLIEDGILVGYMQDRQNGRLMGTSSTGNGRRQSYAHLPMPRMTNTIMEAGEHEPEEIVKSVKNGIYAVNFGGGQVDITSGKFVFSCTEAYLIEDGKVGAPVKGATLIGNGPEAMKRISMIGNDMELDTGIGTCGKQGQGVPVGVGQPTLRIDGITVGGTRT, encoded by the coding sequence ATGCTCGAAAGTTACGGGCTCGATAAAGATCAGGTGAGACAGGTGCTGGCCGATACCGTGCATGGCGCTGATGACGGCGAACTATTTTTCGAACAGACCCAATCGGAAAGCCTCGTCTTTGACAATGGACGGCTCAAAAGCTCCGCCTTTGATACCGGACAGGGCTTTGGCCTGCGGGCTGTTGCGGGTGAAATGGCCGGATATGCTCATTCGGGCGAGCTCAATATGGGCGCGATCCGGCGTGCAGCGGCCTCAGTGCGCGGCGTAGCCGATGGCTATGAAGGCGTGTGGGATATGGCGCCCCCCAAAGCAAACCACACCATCTATCGCGGTTTCAACCCCGTGGATGACTTGGCCCTTGGCAAGAAGATCGCCCTGCTGGAAGAAATCGACGCCTATGCCCGCGAGAAGGATCCGCGCGTGCGGCAGGTTTCCGCTTCGCTGGTTGGTAACTGGCGGCGCGTGGGCATTCTGCGCCCGAACGGGCAATGGTTTGAAGATGTCCGTCCACTGGTGCGGCTCAACGTTTCCGTTGTCGTGGGCGAAGGCGACCGCAAGGAAGCGGGTAGCCACGGCTTTGGTGGACGCAACAGCTATGAATTCTTCCTGGAGGCCAATGGACTTGAAGGCGGTTGGCGCAACGCCACAGACGAAGCCATCCGGCAGGCTCTGGTCAATCTGGAAGCCGTTGCCGCTCCGGCTGGCGAACTGGATGTGGTGCTTGGCCCCGGCTGGCCCGGCGTGTTGCTGCATGAAGCCGTCGGCCATGGCCTTGAAGGAGACTTCAACCGGCGCAAGAGCTCGGCCTTTTCCGAATTGATGGGCCAACAGGTCGCCGCCAAGGGCGTTACCGTGGTGGATGACGGGACCATTCGTGGCAAGCGCGGCTCACTTAATATCGATGACGAAGGCACCCCTTCCCAGCGCACAACGCTGATTGAGGATGGTATTCTGGTTGGCTACATGCAGGACCGGCAGAATGGTCGCCTGATGGGCACCAGCTCGACCGGCAACGGGCGCCGTCAGTCCTATGCACATCTGCCCATGCCACGCATGACCAACACCATCATGGAAGCGGGCGAGCACGAGCCCGAAGAAATCGTCAAGTCCGTCAAGAACGGCATTTATGCGGTGAATTTCGGCGGCGGTCAGGTGGATATTACATCGGGCAAGTTCGTCTTCTCCTGCACGGAAGCCTATCTCATTGAAGACGGCAAGGTCGGTGCGCCGGTCAAAGGCGCGACCCTGATCGGCAACGGCCCGGAAGCCATGAAGCGCATTTCCATGATCGGTAACGACATGGAACTGGATACGGGCATTGGCACATGCGGCAAGCAGGGCCAAGGCGTGCCGGTGGGAGTTGGCCAGCCAACCTTGAGGATCGACGGCATTACGGTTGGCGGCACGCGCACCTGA
- a CDS encoding cache domain-containing protein, translating into MSTKQFSLLPKWVTSIKAKIFYIVLLSAIGIAALTLQSGLSSNDDLMTSKETELAHLVESAKGIAEKFRDQALNGHLTQEEAQQRAREAISMMRYDGGNYFFIIDTSGHMLMHPFDPELVGKDVMGTKDINGVYTTRNFVEIAQKRGSGALKYVWPKPGEASATPKMSYVEMFDPWGWIIVTGVYLDDVNAVFQHEIKKLLLSAGFIALTIVILSTLTAFSITRPLGKAVQTTRKLAGGDLDVDIPNTERGDEIGALGRALIVFRDGARQRKTMEREQAEQKLHSEEQQRQMLLDMADRFDSSVSQIIKTVAHAATGFGHQTEQLATRSKENSDRVKSISEAMAASSSNVQTVAGASEEMTTSIAEIASQIDETNAYSRTAVNEVQKATNVIGSLSQSSKAIGQIVGLIKDIAEQTNLLALNATIEAARAGEAGRGFAVVAAEVKELASQTGKATEEIAEQINTIQHTISDAVVAIEHVDGTIGQLSRISSTIASAVEQQGAASQEISCSISEAAQNSLQVTDNAEALNDLALENDQAADDMSIHAADLETQIANLSQQVDAFLSTIRDQNRQSGAKAA; encoded by the coding sequence ATGTCCACCAAACAGTTCTCATTATTGCCGAAATGGGTGACATCAATTAAAGCAAAAATTTTTTATATCGTTTTGCTTTCGGCTATTGGCATCGCTGCTTTAACTTTGCAGTCTGGTCTTTCCTCCAACGACGATCTGATGACCAGTAAGGAGACAGAACTGGCGCATCTTGTTGAATCCGCCAAAGGCATCGCGGAGAAATTCAGAGATCAGGCGCTGAACGGTCATTTGACGCAGGAAGAAGCTCAGCAGCGCGCTAGGGAAGCCATTTCCATGATGCGTTATGATGGCGGCAACTATTTCTTTATTATCGATACCAGCGGCCATATGCTGATGCATCCGTTCGATCCAGAGCTTGTTGGCAAGGATGTAATGGGCACCAAAGACATAAACGGGGTCTATACAACCCGTAACTTTGTCGAGATTGCCCAAAAACGGGGCTCAGGAGCGCTTAAATATGTCTGGCCCAAACCGGGTGAAGCAAGCGCCACACCAAAGATGTCCTACGTCGAAATGTTCGATCCTTGGGGCTGGATCATCGTGACCGGGGTTTATCTTGATGATGTAAATGCGGTATTTCAGCACGAGATCAAAAAGCTGCTGTTGTCAGCAGGCTTCATTGCGCTAACGATCGTCATTCTTTCCACGCTCACCGCCTTTTCCATCACACGGCCCCTTGGCAAAGCTGTGCAGACAACCCGCAAGCTTGCTGGTGGGGATCTGGACGTCGATATTCCAAACACCGAGCGCGGTGACGAGATCGGTGCGCTTGGCCGCGCCCTGATTGTCTTTCGTGATGGTGCACGCCAGAGAAAAACCATGGAACGGGAACAAGCTGAGCAAAAGCTGCATAGCGAAGAGCAGCAACGCCAGATGTTGCTCGATATGGCGGACCGCTTCGACAGCTCCGTCAGCCAGATCATCAAGACAGTGGCTCATGCGGCAACCGGCTTTGGCCACCAGACCGAACAGTTGGCCACGCGCTCAAAAGAAAATAGCGACCGTGTCAAGTCGATCTCTGAAGCCATGGCTGCCTCAAGCAGTAATGTACAGACCGTTGCGGGTGCGTCCGAAGAGATGACGACTTCCATTGCAGAAATCGCCAGCCAGATCGACGAGACCAACGCTTATTCCCGCACGGCCGTGAATGAAGTGCAGAAGGCTACCAATGTGATCGGCTCCCTGTCGCAATCATCCAAGGCTATAGGACAGATTGTCGGCCTCATAAAGGATATCGCAGAACAGACAAACTTGCTGGCGCTCAATGCCACCATTGAAGCGGCGCGTGCTGGCGAGGCGGGACGTGGCTTTGCTGTCGTCGCCGCTGAGGTGAAGGAATTGGCTTCCCAGACAGGCAAGGCAACCGAAGAGATTGCCGAGCAGATCAACACCATCCAGCACACCATCTCCGATGCTGTGGTTGCGATTGAGCATGTGGATGGCACAATTGGCCAGCTCAGCCGAATTTCCAGCACCATCGCCTCTGCTGTCGAGCAACAAGGCGCAGCTTCGCAGGAAATCAGCTGCAGCATATCCGAAGCAGCCCAGAACAGTCTTCAGGTGACCGACAATGCCGAGGCACTCAACGATCTGGCTCTGGAGAATGATCAGGCTGCCGACGATATGTCAATCCATGCAGCAGATCTGGAAACTCAGATTGCCAATCTCTCGCAACAGGTAGATGCGTTCCTTTCGACCATTCGCGATCAAAATCGACAAAGTGGCGCGAAAGCCGCTTAA